The genomic window CCGCCGCGCATGATGCCTTTGAGGATCGGCCTGTTTTCCAACGCGGCGAAGACCGGCCCCACCAGCGGGGCGCGTACCGACGACACGATGACGCGCGCCAGCAGGTTCGCCCGCTCCAAGCCCTGGGGGTAGTCATAGGTGTTCGACGCGACCACGCGCACCACCCGCTGACCCAGTTCCACCGACGCGGTCAGCGCGATCGCCGCCCCGATCGACTCTCCTGCCAGGGTCGCGCCGGTCAGCTCCTGCCCGCGCACAAATTCGACGACGGCGCTCTGCAGGTCGTCGTGGTCGTAGGTCGCCCCTTTTTGGATGTCCGACCAGCCCATGCCCGGGAAGTCCAGGGCATAGACGCGGCGGCGTTCCGCGAGCGGCGCAATCACGCGCTGGAAGTAGTCCAGTTGGGTGCGAACCGTGTGCAACAGCAGCACCGGCGGGCCCTCACCGGCCGCGATGTAGCGCAGCCGGCTCCCGTCCGCCCGGGTG from Mycobacterium shigaense includes these protein-coding regions:
- a CDS encoding alpha/beta fold hydrolase, which produces MAIRTTDPAETYLRTWTTEQPRWFTRADGSRLRYIAAGEGPPVLLLHTVRTQLDYFQRVIAPLAERRRVYALDFPGMGWSDIQKGATYDHDDLQSAVVEFVRGQELTGATLAGESIGAAIALTASVELGQRVVRVVASNTYDYPQGLERANLLARVIVSSVRAPLVGPVFAALENRPILKGIMRGGYADPAQLPEPFLDELVRVGSRPGYARVARAIYRNLRTLIAARDRYASITAPVTLLYSDGDWSREADRAGTAAAIPSASVHTVAHAGHFLALEKPREFVAAVLGEHL